TTCAATCAcacatttataatcaatgtattCTCGTTGAGGATTCTGATCTGTCATTAGACATGGTAGAACCAAGTCTATTATTGTTGGTAATTTACTTATAGCTGTCTACTACTACTTGGTAATATTGATTAGAGGTAAAAATGGCACTTAACCTCGTTTAAAGTTGAGTGCCAAATAATTACGGGATTATCATTAGAAAAAattgattatgataataaaagtataaaaaacatgcaaatgtaATTCCCACTTTTCAATTCTACTGTTAGAATGAGTATTATTTACactatgatataggtattaaaacatGAATagacactatacctatataaaccaTGATTGATACAGAGAGGGCATCCATAGTTCGTAATTTTGCGATGGTGTTTTCCTAATgagcttaaaattataaaaaaccagTAACTCCCCGaccatttattattcaaataaccaTATCACGAAAGacaaaaatctttatttatataggAACTGAAAAATACGGCCTAAAATGAAATTGTACACTATCACACTTAGTaagtaataaaacattatttcaaatatctCGTGATTTCAGTAATATTCATGACGGTGTATACGCACTATTAATGAATTgtaaattaagaattaagataataatatagtttatttcacGGTATTATCATAACTGAAATTAATTAGTACTAACTAAACTGTATCAGAACTAAGAAAGTTTAACGTATTgtgataaaatcaataattttagtaatgGACTCTTTGTTGCGAGAAGAACTGCCAACAATTGTGAACAATGgggattaaattaaatacattttaatcatcacagttagtatataatataactaaatattattttgatgacaaAATCTGGTGATTTGAGTTATATTGATTGTGTGAATACATGGCATTAGAAGTGAAGtgcaaagataataatacagtatattatattttgttattagctAAATCGAATTAGTACTCAACGAGAAATAAGGAAGTTGAACATATTGTGATCAAATCAATCATTTTAGCAATGGACTCTTTGTTGCGAGAAGAACTGCCAACAATTGTGAGCAATGGAGCGTTCGGAAAAAATCTCaaatatttgtcatttgattTGGACAAGGATCACGTCGGACAGGATCAGTATATGTCAACAGTATTATTTGGTACAGTCACCACATCTGATGAATCACAACATCGTGTTGtgataaagttaaaacttcgaGACGAAAAGCTGAGAGTTATGTTCAAAATCGACTTTCAATTCCACAAcgaaattattatgtatgaaaaaattataccatTTCTATTTGAATGTTATCGCTCTATGACAGGTGTCGGGGACTGTCCCACATTGGCTCGATTCTTTTACGGTCGTAATATATGCGGTGAGTTTGTTGAAAAAGATTTAATAATGTTGGAGAACGTTATACCTCTGGGATTCCGATTGAGCGAAGACCGTCTGTTCATCGACTATAACCACCTCGTAATTGCGTTACAAGCATTAGCCAAgtgagtaaacataatatttctttgaaataacaacaaatttaatggtatgtaaaaatattgaagtcTTGAAGTTTTCACTTTATTCACAAATCATTTGACAGTTTGTACATCTTTAATGAcacttaatatacaatataactttTCGTTTATTATTTGACTATAATCAAATGtagaaatttaattaatcaaagtaagaataacatttttaagtacctactataatacaatatttcaatggaaaataaaatataattaggtatttgatTTACTTTCAGGTTTCATGGATTGTCATATACCGCGAAACACAAAGACCGCGGCCACTTACGAAAAATTGTCACGGACATTCGCGAAACACAGTTTGACGTTAATGGACAGTGGTCATTTAAGAACAAGGCATTAAGTAGATGCAGTAAGCGAGGAGTAGACCAACTGCTTGAACGTAGCGGTGACCTTTATCGGGATAACGACCACTTACGACGATTTAACGAGCTCGTCAGGGACGGAGAAAACTCGCTGAGACGTGCTCTCGTTCCCCGAGAACCATTTTCCGTTGTGTGCCACGGAGACTTTAACCGGAACAATGTATTGTTCCAATACGATGAGGCAGGACTTCCGGTCGATGTGTTGCTGTTTGATTTCGGGACTCCTCGTTATGGTTCGCCGGCGTTAGATCTGTCGTTTTTCTTGTACATGAACACGGTGCAAAATTTGCGTGAAAGTCGATGGGATGACTTACTGAACGCGTACTGCTTGACCTTGCGGGAATTCGTACCGCCTGGTATCCGCGTGCCAAACAGGGCTGAACTGGACTCCGAAATGTCCAAGTGTGCCTTATATGGATTCGCACATGCATCATTTTTCTTACCCTATCAATTAAGAGAAACTGATCTCGAAGAGGAAATGGACGACGAAGAAACTTTGGAGTGGTTATTACAATTGGGCGGTGACATTGGGTCGGACTTAGTGGCTGACATGGTTCAACACATCGTCGACATGAAATACACTAATGTGTAACGTGCAATTTAGTTTTTTCGTTGTTGTTTGGTGTTGATCACAATCacttaatttgtatgttgtctTGATGTTCATTTAATGCTGTTAATAAGTATCTTCTATgattatatacattgtttttattgtttaaatttatattatttaagggtTGTGTTaacataagtataggtataaaatataaataaatagataatatacgaCTTAggttaatttaaagttaattttaatttttagttaatccAAGTCGATGAATGTGCTGAGACCACAGagcaataattttactattgtaataaatcGCCGACGAGCATGA
This portion of the Acyrthosiphon pisum isolate AL4f chromosome A1, pea_aphid_22Mar2018_4r6ur, whole genome shotgun sequence genome encodes:
- the LOC100167634 gene encoding uncharacterized protein LOC100167634, coding for MDSLLREELPTIVSNGAFGKNLKYLSFDLDKDHVGQDQYMSTVLFGTVTTSDESQHRVVIKLKLRDEKLRVMFKIDFQFHNEIIMYEKIIPFLFECYRSMTGVGDCPTLARFFYGRNICGEFVEKDLIMLENVIPLGFRLSEDRLFIDYNHLVIALQALAKFHGLSYTAKHKDRGHLRKIVTDIRETQFDVNGQWSFKNKALSRCSKRGVDQLLERSGDLYRDNDHLRRFNELVRDGENSLRRALVPREPFSVVCHGDFNRNNVLFQYDEAGLPVDVLLFDFGTPRYGSPALDLSFFLYMNTVQNLRESRWDDLLNAYCLTLREFVPPGIRVPNRAELDSEMSKCALYGFAHASFFLPYQLRETDLEEEMDDEETLEWLLQLGGDIGSDLVADMVQHIVDMKYTNV